One window of Silurus meridionalis isolate SWU-2019-XX chromosome 9, ASM1480568v1, whole genome shotgun sequence genomic DNA carries:
- the atp11b gene encoding phospholipid-transporting ATPase IF isoform X2: MMLRWIRQQLGFDPPHQSDTRTVYIANRFPQHGHYIPQRFADNRIISSKYTIWNFIPKNLFEQFRRIANFYFLIIFLVQLMIDTPTSPVTSGLPLFFVITVTAIKQGYEDWLRHKADNEVNGAPVFVVRSGSLVQTRSKNIRVGDIVRVAKDETFPADLVLLSSERAEGTCHITTASLDGETNLKTHYAVPETATSQSVSRLEALQAVVECQQPEPDLYRFVGRITITQHGEEIVRPLGPENLLLRGARLKNTKEIYGVAVYTGMESKMALNYKCKSQKRSAVEKSMNTFLIIYLAILLFEAVLSTILKYAWQAEKKWDEPFYNEKTETERNSSKILKFISDFLAFLVLYNFIIPISLYVTVEMQKFLGSFFIGWDLDLYHEESDQRAQVNTSDLNEELGQVEYVFTDKTGTLTENEMQFRECSINGVKYQEINSKLVPEGMTEDVPDTGFFLSREEELFLKAVSLCHTVQISYDQPDGVSDPFSHANGFTSQMEYYASSPDEKALVEATKRMGVAFAGSNGETMEIKTFGKSEKYKLLHVLEFDANRRRMSVILQAPSGEKLLFTKGAESSVLPYASSGEIEKTRVHVDEFALKGLRTLVVAYRLFSAEEYKEVERRLHQARTALQQRDERLSEAFNFIEKDLHLLGATGVEDKLQEKVQETIEALRLAGIKVWVLTGDKHETAVSVSLSCGHFHRTMNILELVQQKSDHECAEQLRRLARRIKEDHVIQHGLVVDGASLSLALREHEKLFMEVCKNCSAVLCCRMAPLQKAKVVRLLKTSPEKPITLAVGDGANDVSMIQEAHVGIGIMGKEGRQAVRNSDYAIARFKFLAKLLLVHGHFYYIRIATLVQYFFYKNVCFITPQFLYQFFCLFSQQTLYDSVYLTLYNICFTSLPILVYSLFEQLVHPHILQSKPALYRDISKNSLLSFKTFLYWTILGFCHAFVFFFGCYILMGEDTSLTGNGQILRANRQLMFGNWTFGTLVFTVMVITVTLKLALETHFWTWMNHFVTWGSIAFYFIFSLFYGGIIWPFLHTQDMYFVFVQLLSSGSAWFAIIIIIITCLFPDVIKKVFYRHLNPTSTQKSQMYSNRVAIGDDFIALQPLSRAKNQLGKIRWKRIKFQSAQNMTLLKAGTEGRTIGNC, encoded by the exons TACACCATATGGAATTTCATTCCCAAAAATCTGTTTGAACAGTTCAGAAGGATAgccaatttttattttctcatcatCTTCCTCGTCCAG TTAATGATAGACACACCAACTTCCCCTGTGACAAGTGGACTTCCcttattttttgtcattacaGTAACTGCCATTAAACAG GGCTATGAGGACTGGCTGAGACACAAAGCCGATAATGAAGTAAACGGCGCCCCCGTATTTGTGGTGCGCAGTGGCAGTCTGGTGCAGACTCGATCCAAGAATATACGA GTCGGAGACATAGTAAGAGTAGCAAAAGATGAGACGTTTCCAGCTGATCTGGTGCTGCTGTCTTCAGAACGAGCAGAGGGGACATGTCACATCACAACGGCCAGTTTAGATGGAGAAACAAATCTGAAG ACTCATTATGCAGTACCGGAGACGGCTACGTCTCAATCCGTGTCCCGGCTTGAAGCTCTGCAGGCTGTGGTGGAGTGCCAGCAGCCTGAGCCTGATTTATACAG GTTTGTTGGGagaatcacaataacacagcaTGGGGAAGAGATTGTCAG ACCTTTAGGACCAGAAAACCTCCTGCTCCGTGGAGCACGACTGAAAAACACCAAAGAGATCTATG GTGTGGCTGTGTACACAGGCATGGAGTCCAAGATGGCTCTGAATTACAAGTGCAAGTCCCAGAAACGCTCAGCAGTTGAGAA GTCGATGAACACGTTTCTCATCATCTATCTGGCTATCCTGCTTTTCGAGGCTGTCCTCAGCACCATTTTAAAGTACGCCTGGCAAGCGGAAAAGAAATGGGACGAGCCATTCTACAACGAGAAAACAGAGACGGAACGCAACAGCAGCAAG ATTTTAAAGTTCATCTCCGATTTCTTGGCTTTCCTCGTTCTGTACAACTTCATCATCCCCATTTCGCTGTATGTTACCGTGGAGATGCAGAAGTTTCTGGGTTCCTTCTTTATTGGCTGGGACCTCGACCTCTACCATGAGGAGAGTGACCAGAGAGCCCAGGTCAACACCTCCGACCTCAACGAGGAGCTGGggcag GTGGAGTACGTTTTTACCGACAAGACGGGAACTTTGACGGAAAACGAGATGCAGTTCCGTGAATGCTCCATCAACGGTGTCAAATACCAAGAGATCAACAGCAAATTGGTCCCTGAAGGAATGACCGAGGACGTCCCAGACACCGGCTTCTTCCTG agcagGGAAGAGGAGCTGTTCCTGAAAGCCGTGTCTCTGTGCCACACTGTTCAGATCAGTTACGATCAGCCAGACGGCGTGTCTGATCCTTTTTCCCACGCCAACGGATTCACATCTCAGATGGAGTACTACGCCTCGTCTCCTGACGAAAAAGCCCTCGTGGAAGCTACAAAGAG GATGGGCGTGGCCTTTGCAGGAAGTAATGGAGAAACCATGGAGATCAAAACATTTGGCAAATCCGAAAA gTACAAACTCCTTCACGTGTTAGAGTTTGACGCGAACCGAAGACGCATGAGCGTGATATTGCAGGCTCCCTCGG GGGAGAAGTTGTTGTTCACTAAAGGAGCCGAGTCCTCTGTTCTTCCCTATGCCAGCAGTGGAGAGATTGAGAAGACCAGAGTGCACGTGGATGAATTCGCTCTG AAGGGTCTGAGGACACTAGTGGTGGCCTACAGGCTCTTCAGCGCGGAGGAGTATAAGGAAGTGGAACGGCGGCTACACCAGGCTCGAACAGCTCTccagcagagagatgagaggCTCAGTGAAGCCTTCAACTTCATCGAGAAAGACCTGCATTTGCTTGGAGCCACCGGAGTAGAAGACAA GCTGCAGGAGAAGGTCCAGGAGACGATTGAGGCTTTGCGATTGGCTGGAATTAAAGTCTGGGTGCTAACAGGAGATAAACACGAGACCGCAGTCAGCGTGAGTCTCTCCTGCGGTCACTTTCACCGCACTATGAACATCCTGGAACTCGTGCAGCAGAAATCCGATCACGAGTGTGCAGAGCAGCTCCGCAGGCTCGCccgcag aATCAAAGAAGACCATGTGATTCAGCACGGGCTGGTGGTGGATGGTGCAAGTTTGTCTCTGGCGCTGCGTGAACACGAGAAGCTCTTCATGGAAGTGTGTAAGAACTGCTCTGCGGTGCTCTGCTGCAGGATGGCACCACTGCAGAAAGCCAAG GTGGTTCGCTTGCTGAAGACGTCCCCAGAGAAACCCATTACATTAGCTGTCGGAGACGGAGCCAATGATGTCAGTATGATCCAGGAGGCTCATGTAGGAATAG GTATCATGGGGAAGGAGGGAAGACAAGCTGTACGAAACAGCGACTATGCAATCGCTAGGTTTAAATTCCTCGCCAAGTTACTGCTCGTCCACGGACACTTCTACTACATTCGAATAGCAACGCTCGTCCAGTACTTTTTCTACAAG aatGTGTGCTTTATCACACCGCAGTTTTTATACCAGTTCTTCTGTCTGTTTTCACAACAA ACGCTGTATGACAGTGTGTATCTTACACTCTACAACATCTGCTTCACCTCCCTTCCCATCCTGGTGTACAGTCTCTTTGAACAGTTGGTTCATCCTCACATTCTACAGAGCAAGCCAGCACTTTACAG AGATATCAGTAAGAACTCATTGCTGTCCTTCAAAACCTTTCTGTATTGGACGATCCTGGGCTTCTGCCACGCCTTTGTCTTCTTCTTTGGCTGCTACATCTTGATGGGAGAGGACACAAGTCTGACGGGAAATGGACAG ATTTTGCGAGCTAACAGGCAGCTG ATGTTTGGAAACTGGACTTTCGGGACATTGGTGTTCACCGTCATGGTCATTACCGTAACCTTGAAG TTGGCGCTGGAGACACACTTCTGGACGTGGATGAACCATTTTGTCACGTGGGGCTCCATCGCTTTCTACTTCATATTCTCCTTGTTTTATGGGGGAATTATATG GCCTTTTCTCCACACCCAGGACATGTATTTTGTCTTCGTCCAGCTGTTGTCCAGCGGCTCGGCCTGGTTTGCcattatcatcataatcatcacttGCCTCTTCCCTGACGtcataaaaaaagtgttttacagACACCTAAATCCCACCAGCACGCAGAAATCTCAG ATGTACTCCAACCGAGTTGCTATAGGTGATGACTTCATCGCTCTGCAGCCGCTCTCCAGAGCCAAGAATCAGCTGGGCAAGATTAG ATGGAAGAGGATAAAGTTTCAATCGGCTCAGAATATGACTCTGCTGAAAGCAGGGACAGAGGGGAGGACAATTGGCAACTGCTAG